One window of Mycoplasma cottewii genomic DNA carries:
- the metG gene encoding methionine--tRNA ligase, which yields MSKKFYVTTPIYYPSGNLHLGHAYTTTLADILNRYKKEQGYETFFLTGSDEHGQKIEAKAKEENVSPLEYLNPKVESFKKLWEKLNIKYDKFIRTTDDYHEQAVKKIFTKLYEKGLIYKGEYQGIYCVSCEEFLNADQLDKDGMCKISNTKPQTVNEDTYFLKVSEFQVFIEDLLKSEFLIPDYRRNEMLKNFVEPGLKDLSVTRVSFKWGIPIDQNPEHIIYVWLDALSNYITALGYMQDDDHLFEKFWNDKDTEILQLAGKEIIRFHSIYWPVMLKALDLRQPTHLLGHGWILNKNTKMSKSLGNVIDPIKIIDTYSSDALRFYIANDLPTEKDGNFSLELFIESFNAHLANNVGNLISRTHNMITKYFNGYIDLNDIEYDQELIDLSIKTIDEYVKNMDQYKISAAVRNVLDLSASCNKYIEDTAPWNLAKENDIDKLKTVLATLQRCMSIISYLLKPILVEKYDDMIEQCGLENVEINFDNLKTFKDIKFNKLNDKKVLFIRVKE from the coding sequence ATGAGTAAGAAATTTTATGTAACTACACCAATTTATTATCCTAGTGGAAATCTTCACTTAGGTCATGCGTATACAACAACACTAGCAGATATTTTAAATAGATACAAAAAAGAACAAGGTTATGAAACTTTCTTTTTAACTGGAAGTGATGAACATGGACAAAAAATTGAAGCAAAAGCTAAAGAAGAAAATGTTAGTCCATTAGAGTACTTAAATCCAAAAGTTGAAAGCTTTAAAAAGTTATGAGAAAAGTTAAATATTAAATATGATAAATTCATTAGAACAACTGATGATTATCATGAACAAGCTGTTAAAAAAATATTTACTAAATTATATGAAAAAGGATTAATTTATAAAGGAGAATATCAAGGTATTTATTGTGTTAGTTGTGAAGAGTTTTTAAATGCTGATCAACTTGATAAAGATGGAATGTGTAAAATTTCAAATACAAAACCTCAAACAGTTAATGAAGATACTTACTTTTTAAAAGTTAGTGAATTTCAAGTTTTTATTGAAGATCTATTAAAAAGTGAATTTTTAATCCCTGATTACCGAAGAAATGAAATGTTAAAAAATTTCGTTGAACCAGGATTAAAAGATCTATCAGTAACTAGAGTAAGTTTTAAATGAGGTATTCCAATTGATCAAAATCCTGAACATATCATTTATGTTTGATTAGATGCTTTAAGTAACTATATTACTGCTTTAGGTTATATGCAAGATGATGATCATTTATTTGAAAAATTCTGAAATGATAAAGATACAGAAATTCTACAATTAGCAGGAAAAGAAATTATTAGATTCCATTCGATTTATTGACCGGTAATGTTAAAAGCTTTAGATCTACGTCAACCTACACATTTACTAGGTCATGGTTGAATATTAAATAAAAATACTAAGATGAGTAAATCACTTGGAAATGTAATTGATCCTATTAAGATAATAGATACTTATTCATCTGATGCTCTAAGATTTTATATAGCAAATGATCTTCCAACAGAAAAAGACGGTAACTTTAGTTTAGAATTATTTATTGAATCATTTAACGCTCATCTAGCTAATAATGTAGGTAATTTAATAAGCAGAACTCATAATATGATTACAAAATATTTCAATGGATATATTGATTTAAATGATATTGAATATGATCAAGAATTAATTGATTTATCTATTAAAACAATTGATGAATATGTTAAAAATATGGATCAATATAAAATAAGTGCTGCAGTTAGAAATGTATTAGATTTATCTGCATCATGTAACAAATATATTGAAGATACTGCTCCATGAAATTTAGCAAAAGAAAATGATATTGATAAACTAAAAACTGTTTTAGCTACTCTACAAAGATGTATGTCAATTATAAGTTATTTATTAAAACCTATTTTAGTTGAAAAATATGATGATATGATTGAACAATGTGGATTAGAAAATGTAGAAATTAACTTTGATAATTTAAAAACATTTAAAGATATCAAATTTAATAAATTAAATGATAAAAAAGTATTATTCATAAGAGTTAAAGAATAA